In Actinoplanes sp. NBC_00393, a single genomic region encodes these proteins:
- a CDS encoding glycine--tRNA ligase, with translation MLTMQDALARLTAYWTDQGALVVQPMNTEVGAGTLNPATFLRVLGPEPWKVVYVEPSVRPDDSRYGENPNRLQTHTQLQVILKPDPGNPQELYLGSLQALGIDVAAHDVRFVEDNWASPALGAWGLGWEVWLDGLEITQFTYFQQAGGLNLDPVSVEITYGIERIIMALQDKTHFKEIEYAPGVSYGEVFGQAEYEMSRYYLDDADVEANRRLLEIYAAEAQRMIDAELPVPAHSFVLKCSQAFNVLDSRGAVSTAERAAEFARMRRLAGEVAKLWVARRASLSQPLGITEPLAAARPASTTQTSTGERTLVFEIGAEELPPAELRSAREQVLRLVTEGLAATRLAHGEPRVFGTPRRLIAVVPAVAAREEDHVRTVKGPKTAAAYGSDGTPSKALEGFVRGQGATLADVETAELNGVPHVVLKKHEAGRAAPDVLAGVLAQVVTGLRAAKNMRWNDPKLAFSRPLRWLTALWGDDVVPVAVSTLAAGRQTRLLRTASPAQIEVESAETFLETLGVNGIVADHEDRRELIVIGAQDLVYPDGRIDVKGEAALIDQITDLVEQPLPLLGTFDEGYLSLPDAVLTTVMRKHQRYLPVRDADGALLPMFVTVANGPVDVELVRAGNEAVLRARYEDAAFFYRADLATPLPDMRERLTRLTFTDKLGSMADRASRIAALARTLAAGLGLDSPVLDRAAGLVKFDLGSQLVTEMTSLAGVMARDYALQAGEDRAVAQAVYEAELPRNTGDELPRTVAGALLSVADRLDLIAGLAATVGLPTGSSDPFALRRAFLGLIAVHRATPALAALDLVESLALAAQPVPVDRTVVDACAGFLAKRLEQVLVEEGQPVDRVRAVLPHAARPSVVDSLLADLATAVDDPGFRAVAEAIQRARRIVPQGTPAGYDAAALKEPAEIALHTAVAAVPAFTDLPGLVSATQPLVVPLGRFFDEVFVMADDPALRAARLGLLATIRDLGEGLLDWSHLRL, from the coding sequence ATGCTCACCATGCAGGACGCACTGGCCCGGTTGACCGCGTACTGGACTGATCAGGGTGCCCTGGTCGTCCAGCCGATGAACACCGAGGTCGGCGCCGGCACTCTGAACCCGGCCACGTTTCTGCGGGTCCTCGGCCCGGAGCCGTGGAAGGTCGTCTATGTCGAGCCGTCCGTGCGGCCGGACGACTCCCGCTACGGCGAGAACCCGAACCGGCTGCAGACCCACACCCAGCTGCAGGTGATCCTCAAGCCCGACCCCGGCAACCCGCAGGAGCTATACCTGGGCAGCCTGCAGGCGCTCGGCATCGACGTGGCCGCCCACGACGTGCGGTTCGTCGAGGACAACTGGGCCTCCCCCGCGCTCGGCGCCTGGGGCCTGGGCTGGGAGGTCTGGCTGGACGGCCTGGAGATCACCCAGTTCACGTACTTCCAGCAGGCCGGCGGCCTGAACCTCGACCCGGTGAGCGTGGAGATCACGTACGGGATCGAGCGGATCATCATGGCCCTGCAGGACAAGACCCACTTCAAGGAGATCGAGTACGCGCCGGGCGTCAGTTACGGCGAGGTGTTCGGGCAGGCCGAGTACGAGATGTCGCGCTACTACCTCGACGACGCGGACGTCGAGGCCAACCGGCGGCTGCTGGAGATCTACGCGGCCGAGGCGCAGCGGATGATCGACGCCGAGTTGCCGGTGCCCGCGCACAGCTTCGTGCTGAAGTGCTCGCAGGCGTTCAACGTGCTGGACTCCCGCGGCGCCGTGTCGACCGCCGAGCGGGCCGCCGAGTTCGCCCGGATGCGGCGGCTCGCCGGTGAGGTGGCCAAACTGTGGGTGGCCCGCCGCGCCTCCCTGTCGCAACCGCTGGGCATCACCGAACCCCTGGCCGCCGCCCGCCCGGCCAGCACCACCCAGACCTCCACCGGCGAGCGCACCCTGGTCTTCGAGATCGGCGCCGAGGAGCTGCCGCCGGCCGAGCTGCGTTCCGCCCGGGAGCAGGTGCTGCGCCTGGTCACCGAGGGTCTGGCGGCCACCCGGCTGGCGCACGGGGAGCCGCGGGTCTTCGGCACGCCGCGCCGGCTGATCGCCGTGGTCCCGGCGGTCGCGGCGCGCGAGGAAGATCATGTGCGCACGGTCAAAGGGCCTAAAACCGCTGCTGCGTACGGGTCGGACGGCACGCCCAGCAAAGCGCTCGAAGGGTTCGTCCGTGGACAGGGCGCCACCCTCGCCGATGTGGAGACCGCCGAGCTGAACGGCGTACCCCATGTGGTTCTGAAGAAGCACGAAGCCGGGCGCGCGGCGCCCGACGTGCTCGCCGGCGTGCTCGCGCAGGTCGTCACCGGGCTGCGCGCGGCCAAGAACATGCGGTGGAACGACCCGAAACTGGCGTTCAGCCGGCCGCTGCGCTGGCTCACGGCGCTCTGGGGCGACGACGTGGTGCCGGTGGCGGTCTCCACCCTGGCCGCCGGCCGGCAGACCCGGCTGCTGCGGACCGCTTCGCCCGCCCAGATCGAGGTGGAGTCCGCCGAGACGTTCCTGGAGACCCTGGGGGTCAACGGGATCGTGGCCGACCACGAGGACCGGCGCGAGCTGATCGTGATCGGCGCGCAGGACCTCGTCTACCCGGACGGCCGGATCGACGTCAAGGGCGAGGCCGCGCTGATCGACCAGATCACCGACCTGGTGGAGCAGCCGTTGCCGCTGCTCGGCACGTTCGACGAGGGCTATCTGTCGCTGCCGGACGCGGTGCTCACCACGGTGATGCGCAAGCACCAGCGGTACCTGCCGGTGCGCGACGCGGACGGCGCGCTGCTGCCGATGTTCGTAACGGTGGCGAACGGGCCGGTCGACGTGGAACTGGTCCGGGCCGGAAACGAGGCGGTGCTGCGCGCCCGGTACGAGGACGCGGCCTTCTTCTACCGCGCCGACCTGGCGACGCCGCTGCCGGACATGCGGGAGCGGCTCACCCGGCTGACGTTCACCGACAAGCTGGGCTCGATGGCCGACCGGGCGTCCCGGATCGCCGCGCTCGCCCGCACCCTCGCCGCCGGCCTGGGCCTGGACTCGCCGGTGCTCGACCGGGCAGCCGGACTGGTCAAGTTCGACCTCGGGTCGCAGCTGGTCACCGAGATGACGAGCCTGGCCGGGGTGATGGCCCGCGACTACGCGCTGCAGGCCGGGGAGGACCGGGCGGTGGCGCAGGCGGTGTACGAGGCTGAGCTGCCCCGCAACACCGGGGACGAACTGCCGCGTACGGTCGCCGGCGCGCTGCTGTCGGTCGCCGACCGGCTCGACCTGATCGCCGGACTCGCTGCAACGGTCGGGCTGCCCACCGGCTCGAGTGACCCGTTCGCGCTGCGCCGGGCGTTCCTCGGCCTGATCGCGGTGCACCGGGCCACCCCCGCGCTGGCCGCCCTGGACCTGGTCGAATCGCTGGCCCTCGCCGCCCAGCCGGTGCCGGTGGACCGCACGGTGGTCGACGCCTGCGCCGGGTTCCTCGCCAAGCGGCTGGAACAGGTGCTGGTCGAGGAAGGACAGCCGGTGGACCGGGTCCGGGCGGTGCTGCCACACGCAGCCCGGCCGTCCGTGGTGGACTCGCTGCTCGCCGACCTGGCCACCGCGGTCGACGATCCCGGCTTCCGGGCCGTGGCCGAGGCGATCCAGCGGGCCCGCCGCATCGTCCCGCAGGGCACCCCCGCCGGCTACGACGCCGCGGCGCTGAAGGAACCCGCCGAGATCGCGCTGCACACCGCGGTGGCGGCGGTGCCGGCCTTCACCGACCTGCCGGGGCTGGTCTCGGCCACCCAGCCGCTGGTGGTGCCGCTCGGGCGGTTCTTCGACGAGGTGTTCGTGATGGCCGACGACCCGGCGCTGCGGGCCGCCCGGCTGGGGCTGCTGGCCACCATCCGTGACCTCGGTGAGGGTCTGCTGGACTGGTCGCATCTGCGTCTCTGA
- a CDS encoding acyl-CoA dehydrogenase family protein, whose translation MLAGDLYAFQDLLNEEESATVQRVRDFLAAEVTPIANEYWTRAEFPTHLIKRFAGLGLAGVERSSLLNGWLALEMGHADASMATFYGVHAGLAMGSIQTCGSPEQKERWLPAMHDFDKIGAFALTEPTGGSDVAAGLRTTARRDGDHWILNGSKRWIGNATFADLIIVWARDEADNQVKGFVVPGDAPGFTATRIEHKIALRIVQNADISLVDVRIPEADRLQQANSFKDTAKVLRQTRAGVAWQAVGVMLAAYEIALRYAGEREQFGRPIAKFQLVQDLLVRMVGNVTASLGMCVRLAQLQDTGVYKDEHSALAKAYCTTRMREVVGWARELLAGNGIVLDYDIGRFVADAEALYSYEGTREINSLIVGRAVTGHSAFV comes from the coding sequence ATGCTTGCCGGAGATCTTTACGCCTTTCAGGACCTGCTGAACGAGGAGGAGTCGGCCACCGTCCAGCGCGTCCGTGACTTCCTCGCCGCCGAGGTCACCCCGATCGCGAACGAGTACTGGACCCGCGCCGAGTTCCCCACCCACCTGATCAAGCGGTTCGCCGGTCTGGGCCTGGCCGGCGTCGAACGCTCGTCGCTGCTCAACGGCTGGCTCGCCCTGGAGATGGGGCACGCCGACGCGTCCATGGCGACCTTCTACGGGGTGCACGCCGGGCTCGCCATGGGCAGCATTCAGACCTGCGGGTCACCCGAGCAGAAGGAACGCTGGCTGCCGGCCATGCACGACTTCGACAAGATCGGGGCGTTCGCGCTGACCGAGCCGACCGGTGGCTCCGACGTGGCGGCCGGCCTGCGCACCACCGCCCGCCGTGACGGCGACCACTGGATCCTGAACGGGTCGAAACGCTGGATCGGCAACGCGACGTTCGCCGACCTGATCATCGTGTGGGCCCGCGACGAGGCCGACAACCAGGTGAAAGGCTTCGTGGTTCCCGGCGACGCGCCCGGCTTCACGGCCACTCGCATCGAGCACAAGATCGCCTTGCGGATCGTGCAGAACGCCGACATCTCTCTCGTCGACGTGCGCATCCCGGAGGCCGACCGCCTGCAGCAGGCGAACTCGTTCAAGGACACCGCGAAGGTGCTGCGCCAGACCCGGGCCGGCGTCGCCTGGCAGGCGGTCGGCGTGATGCTCGCGGCCTACGAGATCGCCCTGCGCTACGCCGGCGAGCGCGAACAGTTCGGCCGTCCAATCGCCAAGTTCCAGCTGGTCCAGGATCTGCTGGTGCGCATGGTCGGCAACGTCACCGCGTCGCTCGGCATGTGCGTGCGGCTCGCCCAGCTCCAGGACACCGGCGTCTACAAGGACGAGCATTCCGCGCTCGCCAAGGCCTACTGCACCACCCGGATGCGCGAGGTGGTCGGCTGGGCCCGAGAACTGCTCGCCGGCAACGGCATCGTCCTCGACTACGACATCGGCCGCTTCGTCGCCGATGCCGAGGCGCTCTATTCCTACGAGGGCACGCGCGAGATCAATTCGCTCATCGTGGGCCGGGCGGTCACCGGCCACAGCGCCTTCGTCTAG